The Muntiacus reevesi chromosome 7, mMunRee1.1, whole genome shotgun sequence genome includes a region encoding these proteins:
- the PIERCE2 gene encoding piercer of microtubule wall 2 protein: protein MTECDWDKKSTSASNPDTEMKPEQPPCVNPGNPVFSCMLDPKTLHTTTSLSKPKMIMYKTNSSNYGEFLPMPQFFPCYYTPREQVFSSHIRATGFYQNNTLNTAPDRTRTLDFPNFQHTL from the coding sequence GATAAGAAAAGTACTTCAGCTTCAAATCCAGACACAGAAATGAAACCTGAACAGCCTCCTTGTGTGAATCCTGGCAATCCAGTGTTTTCATGTATGTTGGATCCAAAGACACTCCATACGACTACCTCACTATCAAAACCTAAGATGATTATGTATAAAACGAATTCAAGTAATTACGGTGAATTTTTACCTATGCCACAGTTTTTCCCCTGCTACTATACTCCAAGGGAGCAAGTATTTTCTAGTCATATCAGAGCGACTGGATTTTATCAAAATAACACTCTGAACACTGCACCTGACAGAACAAGAACCCTTGATTTCCCTAATTTTCAACACACTCTATGA